CATCCAACACTCCTAACCTTACTGAATTAAGCAAAACGTAGGCGAATATATAACTCACGCCACAAAGAAGGTGCGATACTATCGCGAAATAAGATGAGGGTATGCAATTTATTTGCCTGAGTGCGCCAATTTAACACCATGCAATAAGCGCTAATAAAACTGCTGTTGTCTAAGCTGACAAACTGTGCCCCTTGTGGCGTATACAGCCGCGCTGTGTTTGGTTCGTACAGGCTTAGGGATAATACCGAACGCTTCGCCTTACGTTGAATATGCAAACGCCAGTAATACTGCAAGGAAGCTAATACCAGTAACAACAAGAGTGTTTTAACCCAGCCTGCGGTGTGCGGTAAAAATAAGATGATTAAACCACTTAGGCTATGGGTAGTCAGTAGAAAGCCTTGTAATAAGCGAGATACCTCCGCTTGTACATGTAGCGGAGGCAATTTATTTGACATCTGTTAGCAAGCTAACGCACGTAATAATGCACGCGCATGTTCCATGCCGATTTTGAGATTATCGCGGATTTCATCCATGCTAATTTCTTCTGAGCATTTGCCTGCTGCCCAGTTCGCAACGACAGCACAAGCAGCATAGCTTAAGCCTAATTCACGCGCTAAGGCGGCTTCCGGCATAGCAGTCATGCCCACTAAATCGCAACCGTCTTGTTCTAAGCGTCGAATTTCGGCGGCAGTTTCCAAACGCGGCCCTTGTGTTACGGCATAAGTACCACGTGGTACCACTTCAATCGCGGCCGTTTTAGCTGCGTCCAATAACGCTTGGCGTACCTTCGGGCAATACGGCCATGAAAAATCAATATGCGTAACGTGGGTTAAACCATCTTCATAAAAAGTATGCGCACGCCCGTAGGTATAATCCACAATTTGATCAGGAATAACCAAACGAGTGGGGGCCATTTCTGGCGTAATGCCTCCCACCGCTGCAATAGCGACGATCTTTTCAACCCCAAGGCTTTTTAACGCCCAAATATTGGCGCGATAATTAATTTTGTGAGGTGGAATCGTGTGCGTATAGCCATGACGGGCTAAGAACGCAATGCGCTTACCGTCAATAATACCGTGGGTTACTGGTCCAGAAGGCTCACCATACGGGGTATGCACGACTTCACGATGCGTCACTTCTAGACCTTCGATTTCGGTCATACCCGTGCCGCCAATTACCGCAAATTCAATTGTCATTCTTACATTCCTTTTACTGCGTAAATGCCGTTCAAATTACGCCAATATTCTTTGTAATCCATCCCAAAACCAAATACATAGCGATCTACTAAGGGCAAGGCCGGAAAATCGCATTGAATGCCAGACACACGACGGGCATGTTGCTTATCCGCTAAGGCAGCTACTAAAACAGAGGCTGCCCCTTGCTGACGACACCATTGCACAACTTCCCGCAAGGTATAGCCTTCATCCAAAATATCATCGACCAATAACACATGCCGATCTTGCAAGCTAACCGCAGGTTTATGTAACCACGTTAAAGTCTCTGCGCCGCTGGTATTGCCACGATAACGGCTGGCATGCACGTAATCTTGCTCTAACGGAAACGCCAAGCGCGTTAATAAATGCCCTGCCGTAATAACGCCACCATTCATCACGCATAACACCAGTGGATTCTTATCTGCCAGTTGTGCGCTAATGGCACTTGCCATAATGTCTAAATGCTGAGCAATCTCATCGGCTGAATACAATAAATCAGCCTCTGCTAATACTTGTTTGGCGTGTTCTAAGCTAATGCCCATATTCCTTCTCATCAGCCTGTGCTAAAGCCGCTTAGTGTAACGTAAATCAAACTAAACGCGTGATGGATTCAACACTTTGCTGCCAATATTCATCCGCTAATAAGGCATGACGATTCATAAAGGCCTGCCCGCGCATACGTTGTAAACGTTGGCTCGATTCGGCGCTGGTATTAAGGTTAGCCTTATCCAAAATCTCAATAGCCCCAGCCCGATTATTGCAAATCAACGCCATATCACAACCGGCTGCTAACGCTGCCTCAGCACGACTGGCATAACTACCGGCGACCCGTGCGCCTTCCATATTTAAATCGTCACTAAAGATCACACCTTGAAAACCTAATTGCTGGCGTAACACCGTTTGTAGCCAGAATGTCGAAAAGCCCGCAGGTTGGCTATCCACTTTTTCATAAATCACATGCGCAGGCATCACCGCATCCAAGCCTTGTTGGATTAACGCCTGAAACGGTAATACATCCGCTTGCATAATCGCGTCTAGCTCGCGCTCATCACGGGGAATATCCAAATGTGAATCCACATTTACATAGCCATGACCCGGAAAATGTTTACCCGTCGCCGCCATACCTGCTTCACGCATACCCGCAATATAAGCGCCCGCTAACGCAATCACCGCTTCCGGTTGACGATGGAAGGCGCGATCCCCAATCACAGGGCTATCGCCAAAATCCAAATCCAACACTGGCGCAAAGCTGAAATCAATCCCAACTGCCCGTAGCTCTGCCGCCATCAACCAGGCATGCTGTTTTGCAGACGCCAAAGCACGTTCTGCATTTCCTGCATACAGTTTGCCTAGGGTAGCCACCGGGGGTAAGCGGGTGAACTCGTTACGAAAGCGTTGCACCCGTCCACCTTCATGATCCACAGCAATTAAAATATCTGGTTTTACCGCTCTAATTGACTTAACTAACTCTATGATTTGACTAGATGATTCATAATTTCTTGTAAAGAAAATTAAGCCGCCAACATTGGGATGTTTGAGTAATTCGCGCTCTTCATTGCTTATTTCTTTACCCAATAAATCGAGCATTAATGATCCAAATGCCATACTTTTCACCCTTAAATTTGATTATATTTTGTTCAAATCTGCGTTACGCTTGGAAAAAACCTTAGTGGTCTTCTCATTATTGCCTAAATTCTGTTATGTTTATCTTCACAGGGACTTGCGCTTTATCAATTAGAATATTATTATTTGCTAATATTAACTGATTTAGAAAACTGCCACATTGGCAATCACTTCCGCTAGAGGTATATAACATGAAACGTACACAAATCGCATTATTAGTCGCTTTATTCGCAGTATCTGGCGCAGCTTCTGCTGAGTTCTTCAATGGCTTTGATAACGGCGCAGGCAACGGTCAAGGCGTTGGCTCTGGTCAAGGCACTACTAGCGGTTACGGTCAAGGTTACGGCGCTGGCAATGGCGACGTAAATGGTTGGGGTCGTGGCAAAGGCAACGCTGACGGTGACGTAGACTTCTCTATTACCTTCAAAGGTAAAGGCAAAACTGATATGGCATCTGACATGTCAGGTCGTGGTCGCGGCGACGGCAATAGCAACTTCTTCGGTAACGGTTACGGCTACGGCAACGGTTACAACAACTTATACGGCTACACCAATAGCAGCAATAGCAACCCTTGGGGCGGTTACGGCATGCCTTACGGTATGATGCCTCAACAAGCTAATCCACAAGGTGCGCCTGCAATGGGTATGCCAATGGCTTATCCAATGCCTCAAGCACCAAGCTTTGAACAAGTGCAAAAATACATGGAAGCACAACGTGCTCAAGCTGACGCTGTTCTGAAACAAATGGAAGCACAACGTCAAGCTCAACAACAGGCTTCTCAAGCACAAGCAGCGCAAACTGCTCCGGCCGCTGCACCAGCACAAGCTGCTGCTCCAGCCGCTGCACCTGCTACTACTGAACAACCTGCTGCTGCGAAATAATCGTTAGCAAGCGCGTTAGATTTTAAGGCTGGATTATCCAGCCTTTTTTGTTTGAGCAATACAGTCTTTAATTAAGCTAGGGCCTTGATAGATAAAGCCTGTATAAATTTGCACTAAACTTGCACCCGCTGCCAATTTTGCTTTGGCATCTTCGCCTGACATAATACCGCCCACCCCAATAATCGGAATCGTTTTATCCAACGCATCCCGAAACAGCCGTATCACTTCGGTCGAATGTTTGGTTAACGGCATACCACTTAAACCGCCCTGCTCATCAGCAAAACGAATTCCCTGAATCGACGATTTATCTAATGTGGTATTGGTAGCGATTAAGGCATCAATTTTAACCTCAGAGAAAATCTTTGCCATTTCACGAATTTCAGCTTCGCTTAAATCCGGGGCAACTTTAATCGCTACTGGCACATAACGCCCATATTCCTGTTGTAGCTTTAATTGCTCGAATTTCAAAGGCGCAATCAAATTTCTTAAATCGTCACCGTATTGCAATTTACGTAAACCCGGTGTATTAGGCGACGAAATATTCACGGTAATATAAGAAGCATAGGGATAAGCTTTGCGTAAACCAATCAAATAATCATCAACCGCATTTTCCACGGGCGTATCAAAATTTTTGCCAATATTAATCCCCAAAATGCCTTGGTAATTCGCTTGTTTGACTTGTTCGATTAAATAATCAATTCCGTAATTATTAAAACCCATACGGTTGATAATCGCACTGGCTTCGGGTAAACGAAATAAACGCGGTTGAGGGTTACCGGGTTGCGGACGCGGGGTAACCGTGCCAATCTCAATAAAGCCAAAACCTAATGCCGCCAGCCCATTAATACATTCACCATTTTTATCCAAGCCTGCGGCTAGGCCGATTCGATTAGGAAAGCTTAAGCCCATTACCTCAATCGCTTCTGACGCAAGTTTCGGTGGTGTTAATAAGCCCCATTGATTAAAACGCTTTAAGCTAGTTAAGGCTAAATGGTGCGCGGTTTCTGGTTGCAATAAGAATAGAAGGTCGCGGAGGCGTTGATACACGAGAAATCCCCGATTCGGCTGAAAGCGGGGATTATGCTAAAATTATGTTAATTTTAACATTGGAAAATTAACGAGCGGCTTCTAAAGCGGCAATACGTTCTTCTAATGGTGGGTGGGTCATAAATAATTTACGCAAACCATCGCGGAAATCTTCACCCGTAATGCCAAAAGCGGCCATTTCCCCGGGTAGATCTTGTGTGGCATGCCCGCCTTGTAAACGACGCAAAGCATTAATCATTTTTTGGCGTCCGGCTAAATCCGCCCCCGCAATATCCGCTTTGAATTCACGATGGCGCGAGAACCACATAACAATCATAGTGGCCAAAAAGCCTAGCAATAATTCCGCAATCATCGAGCCAATATAATAACCAACCCCCATGCTATTGCTATTATTGTCATTATTCCGGAATAAACCGTCGATAAACATGCCAATTACACGCGCAAAGAAGAACACAAAGGTATTCAACACACCTTGTAATAGCGTTTGCGTGACCATATCGCCATTGGCAACGTGCCCAATTTCATGACCTAAAACTGCTTCGACTTCATCCGGTGTCATACTTTCCAACAAGCCTTGGCTGACTGCGACCAGTGCATTATTTTTATTTGCTCCGGTGGCAAACGCATTAGGTTCATGTGCGTAAAAAATACCAACTTCCGGCATGCCAATACCTGAAGCTTCGGCTTGACGACGCACGGTATCCACCAACCAACGCTCTTGATTAGTTTGTGGCACTTCAATCACTTGTACGCCCATTGCCCGTTTAGCGCTCCATTTAGACATCAGCAAACTGATAAACGAGCCGCCAAAGCCCATGACTAATGCCATCAGCAACATACTGCTTAAGCTGCCTTGACTAATATTTAGTCCAAATACCTTAGCCAAAACATTCATCGTGACAAATAGCACAGCCATAACCGCAAAGTTTGTCACCGCCAGCAAGATAATTCGCATCATGCTTTGCATTCCTCTTATTAAAGCTTAAATAATTGTTATCTTAGGCAAGTTAACGCCGGATTCAAGTTTCCCTAGGCTTAGCCATCAATTTCGACAGCACTAATCAGTTGAAAACCTTTCGGTAATAATTTACCCCGTTGCGCCCGCTCTCCTCGATAATCCGTTAAATCCTCTGGTTTTAACACCAACGGTTTTTTCCGATTATCCACATGTAAGCTGACTGTAGAGTGTTCGGGTAAAATTTTCATGAAACTTAAGCGTTCATCAGCAATCCCCAACTCACTTTTCTTCAAATTAATAAGTTTATTGCCTTTACCTTTACTTAAAGTAGGCAAATCCGTCAGTTTAATAATCGACAAATAACCGCTGGAAGAAATCAGCAATAAACTATCAGTTGCCGCATTATTAATCAGCAAAGGCGGCAATAAATTCGCGCCCTCATGTAACGTGACCGTCACTTTGCCTGCTTTAACGCGGCTTTGCATATCTGCCAATGTACAAATAAACCCATAGCCTTCATTCGAGGCTAACACGTAAGCATCACTCTCTTTACCCATTAATAGCGTATTGAATTTTGCGCCATTGGGTGGAGCAAGTTTTCCCGTTAAAGGTTCGCCTTGTCCGCGTGCTGAAGGCAGCGTATTCGCCGCTAAGGAGTACGTGCGCCCCGTGCTATCCAATAACACCACATTTTGATTGGAGCGCCCCCGAGCGGCTGTTAAATAGGCATCACCTTGCTTATAACTTAAATTCTCGGCGTCAATATCATGCCCTTTAGCGGCACGAATCCAACCCATTTTCGACAAAATCACGGTAATCGGTTCGGCTGGATTTAACGCAGTTTCATCCAAACTCTGTGCCGCTTCACGCTCAACCAAGGGCGAACGACGCGCATCGCCATACAATTTGGCATCTTCTTTCAGTTCCTTGCGCATTAATTGCGTCAATTTTTTCTCAGAACCCAATAATGCCAATAGGCTATCTCTTTCTTTTGCCAGCTCGGCTTGTTCAGCACGAATTTTCATTTCTTCTAAACGAGCTAATTGCCGCAATTTAGTATCGAGAATATAATCCGTTTGTACGTCTGAGAGTGCAAATTGTTGCATTAACACTTTCTTCGGATCGTCTTCTGTACGAATGATGCGAATTACTTCATCTAAATTCAGAAACGCAATTAATAAACCTGCTAATAAATGCAAACGTTTTTCGACTTTATCCAAGCGCCATTGCAAACGTTTTGTCATAGTTTGCCGTCTAAACGTCAACCACTCGCTTAAAATCTGTTTTAAGTCTTTAACTTGTGGTCGCCCATTTAAACCGATCATATTCATATTCACGCGATAGCTGCGTTCTAAATCGGTTGAGGCAAACAAATGCGACATAAGCTGTTCAATATCCACGCGATTAGAACGCGGCACGATAATTAAGCGCACAGGTTGTTCGTGGTCGGATTCATCGCGTAAATCCTCCACAAACGGCAATTTCTTTGCCTGCATTTGCTGGGCAATTTGCTCTAAAACTTTTGCGCCCGACACTTGATAAGGCAACGCAGTAATCACAATGTCGCCATCTTCCACTTCATAGCGGGCGCGCATTTTAAACGTGCCATTGCCTTTGCTGTATAAATTGATGAAATCACTGGCAGGCGTAATAATTTCAGCTTCGGTCGGCAAATCTGGCGCGGGTAACAATTGGCATAATTCAGCGATAGTCATATCTGGTTGATCCAACAACTGTAAACACGCATCCACCACTTCACGTAAATTATGCGGGGGAATATCGGTTGCCATGCCTACCGCAATCCCTGAGCCACCGTTTAATAGAATATTTGGCAGACGCGCAGGCAATACCACTGGCTCATCTAATGTGCCATCAAAGTTGGCTTGCCACTCAACCGTCCCCTGCCCTAATTCTTGTAATAATAATTTAGAATATTGCGTTAGACGTGATTCGGTATAACGCATGGCGGCAAATGATTTAGGGTCGTCTTGCGAACCCCAGTTGCCTTGTCCGTCGACCAAGGTGTACCGATAAGAAAACGGTTGCGCCATTAACACCATCGCTTCGTAACAAGCGCTATCACTATGCGGATGGTATTTACCCAATACATCGCCCACAGTACGCGCTGATTTTTTATGCTTAGACACGGCTGATAAGCCTAATTCTGACATAGCATAGACAATACGCCGTTGTACGGGTTTTAGCCCATCGCCAATATGCGGCAATGCCCGATCTAAAATGACATACATAGAATAATCTAAATAGGCTTTTTCGGTATATTCCTGTAAAGGCAAGCTCTCGATACCATCGTAATTCATGCAAATCCTTGTTTTTATTCAACTGAATAAGCGTAGTAAATAGCGTTAGTGCAAGTAGGTAGGTATAGTTTATTATCCCAAATTTCG
This DNA window, taken from Candidatus Thiocaldithrix dubininis, encodes the following:
- a CDS encoding protein YgfX is translated as MSNKLPPLHVQAEVSRLLQGFLLTTHSLSGLIILFLPHTAGWVKTLLLLLVLASLQYYWRLHIQRKAKRSVLSLSLYEPNTARLYTPQGAQFVSLDNSSFISAYCMVLNWRTQANKLHTLILFRDSIAPSLWRELYIRLRFA
- a CDS encoding quinone-dependent dihydroorotate dehydrogenase; protein product: MYQRLRDLLFLLQPETAHHLALTSLKRFNQWGLLTPPKLASEAIEVMGLSFPNRIGLAAGLDKNGECINGLAALGFGFIEIGTVTPRPQPGNPQPRLFRLPEASAIINRMGFNNYGIDYLIEQVKQANYQGILGINIGKNFDTPVENAVDDYLIGLRKAYPYASYITVNISSPNTPGLRKLQYGDDLRNLIAPLKFEQLKLQQEYGRYVPVAIKVAPDLSEAEIREMAKIFSEVKIDALIATNTTLDKSSIQGIRFADEQGGLSGMPLTKHSTEVIRLFRDALDKTIPIIGVGGIMSGEDAKAKLAAGASLVQIYTGFIYQGPSLIKDCIAQTKKAG
- the parC gene encoding DNA topoisomerase IV subunit A → MNYDGIESLPLQEYTEKAYLDYSMYVILDRALPHIGDGLKPVQRRIVYAMSELGLSAVSKHKKSARTVGDVLGKYHPHSDSACYEAMVLMAQPFSYRYTLVDGQGNWGSQDDPKSFAAMRYTESRLTQYSKLLLQELGQGTVEWQANFDGTLDEPVVLPARLPNILLNGGSGIAVGMATDIPPHNLREVVDACLQLLDQPDMTIAELCQLLPAPDLPTEAEIITPASDFINLYSKGNGTFKMRARYEVEDGDIVITALPYQVSGAKVLEQIAQQMQAKKLPFVEDLRDESDHEQPVRLIIVPRSNRVDIEQLMSHLFASTDLERSYRVNMNMIGLNGRPQVKDLKQILSEWLTFRRQTMTKRLQWRLDKVEKRLHLLAGLLIAFLNLDEVIRIIRTEDDPKKVLMQQFALSDVQTDYILDTKLRQLARLEEMKIRAEQAELAKERDSLLALLGSEKKLTQLMRKELKEDAKLYGDARRSPLVEREAAQSLDETALNPAEPITVILSKMGWIRAAKGHDIDAENLSYKQGDAYLTAARGRSNQNVVLLDSTGRTYSLAANTLPSARGQGEPLTGKLAPPNGAKFNTLLMGKESDAYVLASNEGYGFICTLADMQSRVKAGKVTVTLHEGANLLPPLLINNAATDSLLLISSSGYLSIIKLTDLPTLSKGKGNKLINLKKSELGIADERLSFMKILPEHSTVSLHVDNRKKPLVLKPEDLTDYRGERAQRGKLLPKGFQLISAVEIDG
- a CDS encoding S-methyl-5'-thioinosine phosphorylase, with amino-acid sequence MTIEFAVIGGTGMTEIEGLEVTHREVVHTPYGEPSGPVTHGIIDGKRIAFLARHGYTHTIPPHKINYRANIWALKSLGVEKIVAIAAVGGITPEMAPTRLVIPDQIVDYTYGRAHTFYEDGLTHVTHIDFSWPYCPKVRQALLDAAKTAAIEVVPRGTYAVTQGPRLETAAEIRRLEQDGCDLVGMTAMPEAALARELGLSYAACAVVANWAAGKCSEEISMDEIRDNLKIGMEHARALLRALAC
- a CDS encoding hypoxanthine-guanine phosphoribosyltransferase yields the protein MGISLEHAKQVLAEADLLYSADEIAQHLDIMASAISAQLADKNPLVLCVMNGGVITAGHLLTRLAFPLEQDYVHASRYRGNTSGAETLTWLHKPAVSLQDRHVLLVDDILDEGYTLREVVQWCRQQGAASVLVAALADKQHARRVSGIQCDFPALPLVDRYVFGFGMDYKEYWRNLNGIYAVKGM
- the nagZ gene encoding beta-N-acetylhexosaminidase, with translation MAFGSLMLDLLGKEISNEERELLKHPNVGGLIFFTRNYESSSQIIELVKSIRAVKPDILIAVDHEGGRVQRFRNEFTRLPPVATLGKLYAGNAERALASAKQHAWLMAAELRAVGIDFSFAPVLDLDFGDSPVIGDRAFHRQPEAVIALAGAYIAGMREAGMAATGKHFPGHGYVNVDSHLDIPRDERELDAIMQADVLPFQALIQQGLDAVMPAHVIYEKVDSQPAGFSTFWLQTVLRQQLGFQGVIFSDDLNMEGARVAGSYASRAEAALAAGCDMALICNNRAGAIEILDKANLNTSAESSQRLQRMRGQAFMNRHALLADEYWQQSVESITRLV
- the htpX gene encoding protease HtpX; translation: MMRIILLAVTNFAVMAVLFVTMNVLAKVFGLNISQGSLSSMLLMALVMGFGGSFISLLMSKWSAKRAMGVQVIEVPQTNQERWLVDTVRRQAEASGIGMPEVGIFYAHEPNAFATGANKNNALVAVSQGLLESMTPDEVEAVLGHEIGHVANGDMVTQTLLQGVLNTFVFFFARVIGMFIDGLFRNNDNNSNSMGVGYYIGSMIAELLLGFLATMIVMWFSRHREFKADIAGADLAGRQKMINALRRLQGGHATQDLPGEMAAFGITGEDFRDGLRKLFMTHPPLEERIAALEAAR